DNA sequence from the Cohnella herbarum genome:
GCGTGACTTTGAAGGAGCGTTTCCGTTCGATCGCGCGGGGAGAGATTCAAGGCAGAGCCGCACCGGTTCCCGGAATGCGCGTCGTCGTTCGCCATGTGATGAATTACAAGGCAGCATTCCTGTTCTTCGAATGCGAGGATGTCGTGATGGATCGGGTAACCGTCTATGCGGCGCCGGGAATGGGCGTCATCGGTCACGGCTGCGGAGACGTAAAGATGCGCGGCTTGCGCATTATGAGACGGCCGGGCAGCGGTCGCGTCATGAGCGCGAACACGGATGCGACGCACTTCATCGGGTGCCGCGGGAAGATCGATTTCGACGATTGCTTGTTCGAAGGAATGGGAGACGACGCGACGAACGTGCACGGCTTCTACTTGACCATTAGAGGTCGTGGGGGGCTAGGTGAGCTCTTCTGCGGAATCGATGCGGACATTCAATCCGAATATCCGGAAATTCCGGCGGTAGGGGACATCATCGAAGTGACTCGGCGCAGCACGTTAAAACCTTATGCGACCCTGACTGTAAGTAGGGTTGAAGCGAGTCTTAGCGGAGAGGTCGCATTGCGGTTTGTCGAACCGCTCCCGGAAGAGATTGTACCGGGCGATCTACTGGCTAACGTCTCTCGCGTCGCCGCTTTGCGCTTCCGCAACAGTATCGTTAGGAATAACCGAGCGCGCGCGATCCTCGTTCAGACCCGTCACGTCGAAATCGCGGATAACACTTTCGACCACTGCACGGGGACGGCGATCCACGTCAATTGCGCCGACTACTGGAAGGAGTCGGTAGCGACGGAGGACGTGACCGTTACGCGGAACACGTTCATCTCCTGCGGTTACGGAGCGGGTACTTACCGCGAGACGTCCGCGCTCGCGCTGATGACGGAAAGCGAAAGCGTCGAATGCGGCGTTCATCGGGCGTTCGCGTTCACCGATAACGTCGTATACGG
Encoded proteins:
- a CDS encoding right-handed parallel beta-helix repeat-containing protein; this encodes MYENGIRDAASFGIEPDTGLDATGKIREFIRSGLESGAHTFRFKRGRYEIADGEAIRDFDSMMEGKGSWDLGDNRDSKHILIRADGTERIVLDFQGSTLMFHGLIQPFFFRGCKQVEIRNVQMDWARPPFSQGEIVSVHEEGFDIRFDWEYPVRSGTPISALIDYVPDSSHPIRGTVDWFHIAERTELVEPQTLRVTLKERFRSIARGEIQGRAAPVPGMRVVVRHVMNYKAAFLFFECEDVVMDRVTVYAAPGMGVIGHGCGDVKMRGLRIMRRPGSGRVMSANTDATHFIGCRGKIDFDDCLFEGMGDDATNVHGFYLTIRGRGGLGELFCGIDADIQSEYPEIPAVGDIIEVTRRSTLKPYATLTVSRVEASLSGEVALRFVEPLPEEIVPGDLLANVSRVAALRFRNSIVRNNRARAILVQTRHVEIADNTFDHCTGTAIHVNCADYWKESVATEDVTVTRNTFISCGYGAGTYRETSALALMTESESVECGVHRAFAFTDNVVYGNGRIGVSLGALSGGLLRGNRFENAGEAISIQRDTCEHIVVE